One window of the Catenulispora sp. MAP5-51 genome contains the following:
- a CDS encoding HAD family hydrolase codes for MTWIVFDYGEVIAQRPTEQAFARLAGIIEAPAADFAEGYWRHREKYDRGLAELDYWQAVGAQAQVEVGPAEAAALSAADVELWNTLDPSSVELIEELAAAGRRLALLSNAPRAHGTAFRTRQWAAPFEHFVISGELGVAKPDAAIWQALLARLGAHAGEVLFLDDREVNVAAAREAGIHAIVWTGAEAARRHIAEFDKESPSDGVI; via the coding sequence ATGACATGGATCGTGTTCGATTACGGTGAGGTCATCGCCCAGCGGCCGACAGAGCAGGCGTTCGCGCGGCTGGCCGGGATCATCGAGGCGCCGGCCGCGGACTTCGCCGAGGGCTACTGGCGCCATCGGGAGAAGTACGACCGCGGCCTGGCAGAGCTCGACTACTGGCAGGCGGTCGGCGCACAAGCACAGGTCGAGGTGGGCCCGGCCGAGGCCGCGGCGCTGAGCGCGGCGGACGTCGAGCTGTGGAACACCCTCGACCCCAGCTCGGTCGAGCTGATCGAGGAGCTCGCGGCGGCCGGTCGGCGGCTGGCGCTGTTGTCGAACGCGCCGAGAGCCCACGGCACGGCTTTCCGCACACGGCAGTGGGCCGCGCCGTTCGAGCATTTCGTGATCTCCGGGGAACTGGGAGTCGCCAAGCCCGACGCGGCGATCTGGCAGGCGCTGCTGGCCCGGCTCGGCGCACATGCCGGCGAGGTCCTCTTCCTGGACGACCGCGAGGTGAACGTCGCCGCCGCCCGGGAGGCCGGGATCCACGCCATCGTGTGGACCGGCGCCGAGGCAGCGCGAAGGCACATTGCGGAATTCGACAAAGAATCGCCTTCGGACGGGGTAATCTGA
- a CDS encoding TIGR00730 family Rossman fold protein has translation MSQGSGNGHGSGTSFTERFVGAVTRRRGHEQLPAATADQKLLDHAYGKDWKDEDPWRVLRIQGEFVEGFDSLARTGPAITVFGSARTPAGSPEYLFGEQIGRGLATAGWTVITGGGPGAMEAANKGALNAGGRSIGLGIELPFEQSLNSYIDQGINFRYFFVRKTMFLKYSQGFVVLPGGFGTMDELFEALTLVQTHKVTSFPVVLVGRAFWGGLVDWIRDVMVPAGKIAAADLDLIHLVDDPDEAVAIMGKPGDRG, from the coding sequence ATGAGTCAAGGCAGCGGAAACGGACACGGCTCCGGCACCAGTTTCACCGAGCGGTTCGTCGGCGCGGTGACCCGGCGGCGCGGACACGAGCAGTTGCCGGCGGCCACGGCCGACCAGAAGCTGCTGGACCACGCCTACGGCAAGGACTGGAAGGACGAGGACCCCTGGCGGGTCCTGCGCATTCAGGGCGAGTTCGTGGAGGGGTTCGACTCCCTGGCCCGCACCGGTCCGGCGATCACCGTCTTCGGCTCCGCGCGTACCCCGGCCGGCAGCCCCGAGTACCTGTTCGGCGAGCAGATCGGCCGCGGCCTGGCGACCGCCGGCTGGACCGTCATCACCGGCGGCGGCCCGGGCGCCATGGAGGCGGCGAACAAGGGCGCCCTGAACGCCGGCGGCCGGTCGATCGGGCTGGGCATCGAGCTGCCCTTCGAGCAGTCCCTGAACAGCTACATCGACCAGGGCATCAACTTCCGCTACTTCTTCGTCCGCAAGACCATGTTCCTGAAGTACTCGCAGGGCTTCGTGGTCCTGCCCGGCGGCTTCGGCACCATGGACGAGCTGTTCGAGGCCCTGACCCTGGTCCAGACGCACAAGGTGACGTCGTTCCCGGTGGTGCTGGTCGGCCGCGCCTTCTGGGGCGGGCTGGTGGACTGGATCCGCGACGTCATGGTCCCGGCCGGCAAGATCGCCGCGGCCGACCTGGACCTGATCCACCTGGTCGACGACCCGGACGAGGCGGTCGCGATCATGGGGAAGCCGGGGGACCGCGGGTAG
- a CDS encoding TIR-like protein FxsC: MAVSSRVPLGADHGSAPVFFLSYARHHRAPEDKSGTAEDPDRWTLRFFDDLTFEVAELTTLPRHARPGFMDRELRVGQEWPRRISEALAACRVFVPLYTPRYFTSLSCASEWYLFQARQSAHELTSGTRPEAIIPVLWLPMPDTDLPAAAQALQFDHHTLGEAYARLGFLQLIRLARFKDEYQLAIHALAREVVRVALSSAPQASLPVDFRALRNRFENAEGLFDAAGDLVRRVGGRTPLSLPGRRPLALPAGTQKAPEASGTPMVEPLPDLPDTSTGSPDEAVIAYIRVAQVKLAEWFVTRPYQVASADFDDFYFREVHPAAKAALLRHLTPYAPDGRSARPPRLRSLPPAERPPGGAPDVP; the protein is encoded by the coding sequence ATGGCTGTCTCGAGTCGGGTGCCGCTAGGCGCCGACCACGGGTCGGCTCCCGTCTTCTTCCTCAGCTACGCCCGGCACCACCGCGCGCCGGAGGACAAGTCCGGTACGGCAGAGGACCCGGACCGGTGGACATTGCGCTTCTTCGACGACCTGACATTCGAGGTCGCGGAACTCACCACGCTCCCCCGGCACGCCAGGCCCGGGTTCATGGACCGCGAACTGCGGGTCGGGCAGGAGTGGCCGCGCCGGATATCGGAGGCGCTGGCGGCGTGCCGGGTCTTCGTGCCGCTCTACACGCCGCGCTACTTCACATCTCTGAGCTGCGCCAGCGAGTGGTACCTGTTCCAGGCACGGCAGAGCGCGCACGAGCTGACCTCCGGCACCCGGCCCGAGGCGATCATCCCGGTGTTGTGGCTGCCGATGCCGGACACCGACCTGCCGGCCGCCGCGCAGGCGCTGCAATTCGACCACCACACCCTTGGCGAGGCCTACGCGCGCCTGGGCTTCCTGCAGCTCATCCGGCTGGCCCGTTTCAAGGACGAGTACCAGCTGGCGATCCACGCGCTGGCGCGCGAGGTAGTACGGGTAGCTCTGAGCAGCGCTCCGCAAGCGTCCCTCCCGGTGGACTTCAGGGCTTTACGCAACCGCTTCGAGAACGCCGAAGGGCTCTTCGACGCCGCCGGAGACCTGGTGCGCCGGGTTGGGGGTCGCACTCCCCTGTCGTTGCCGGGACGGCGCCCGCTCGCACTGCCGGCGGGCACTCAGAAGGCTCCAGAGGCCTCGGGCACTCCGATGGTCGAACCACTCCCCGATCTCCCCGACACTTCGACTGGTTCGCCGGACGAAGCAGTGATCGCATATATCCGCGTCGCACAAGTGAAGCTCGCGGAGTGGTTCGTCACTCGGCCCTACCAGGTCGCGTCCGCGGACTTCGACGACTTCTACTTCCGAGAGGTGCACCCCGCCGCCAAGGCGGCACTCTTACGGCACCTGACGCCCTATGCTCCGGACGGCCGCTCCGCACGGCCTCCCCGTCTGCGCTCCCTTCCCCCCGCCGAGCGACCGCCAGGAGGAGCGCCCGATGTCCCCTGA
- a CDS encoding alpha/beta hydrolase — translation MSPTGWPMMVTAILLAVAAPIGTYLLWNRIRGPRPVRAVTRLSMIGVSQVMAILLCGVVVNNYYGLYASWDDLLGDTGSPGVIIHQNTVASGTPIAGGDLTDGRAQGGRGQVVPRVRPDGPAQDFKKYGDDALVTSFTGPKSGLGGTNDVMVWTPPQYNDPAYANTDFPVVLLFPGYPGTPQTWFGNMAGQKELGTLVQQHAATPFVLVAVNISPVKGVNTDCTDIPGGPQVATYITDDIRTMIERTFRVTTDRSGWGMMGYSEGGLCAGKLLVQYPQLFSAAVQMSGDVRPGGYVAKYGPAFANQNSTLWILQNHKPNPPVALLAAASAEDAHGSVLSDALSLQQVAPGVVDVLKKDHGSHNTEVWKQWLPQAYGWLSQHLEQVRPQS, via the coding sequence ATGAGCCCGACCGGCTGGCCGATGATGGTGACGGCGATCCTTCTCGCGGTCGCCGCGCCGATCGGCACCTATCTGTTGTGGAACCGCATCCGCGGGCCGCGCCCCGTGCGTGCCGTGACACGGCTGTCGATGATCGGCGTGAGTCAGGTCATGGCGATCCTGCTGTGCGGTGTGGTGGTCAACAACTACTACGGGCTCTACGCGTCCTGGGACGACCTGCTCGGCGACACAGGCAGCCCGGGCGTGATCATCCACCAGAACACGGTGGCCTCCGGCACCCCGATCGCCGGCGGCGACCTGACGGACGGCCGGGCGCAGGGCGGGCGCGGCCAGGTGGTGCCGCGCGTGCGGCCGGACGGTCCCGCGCAGGACTTCAAGAAGTACGGCGACGACGCGCTGGTCACCAGCTTCACCGGGCCCAAGTCCGGGCTCGGCGGCACGAACGACGTGATGGTGTGGACGCCGCCGCAGTACAACGACCCGGCGTACGCGAACACCGACTTCCCGGTCGTCCTGCTGTTCCCCGGTTACCCGGGCACTCCGCAGACCTGGTTCGGCAACATGGCGGGACAAAAGGAGCTGGGCACGCTGGTCCAGCAGCACGCCGCCACCCCGTTCGTGCTGGTCGCGGTGAACATCTCGCCGGTCAAGGGCGTGAACACCGACTGCACCGACATCCCGGGCGGTCCGCAGGTCGCGACCTACATCACCGACGACATCCGGACCATGATCGAGCGCACCTTCCGGGTCACCACCGACCGTTCCGGCTGGGGCATGATGGGCTACTCCGAGGGCGGCCTGTGCGCGGGCAAGCTGCTGGTCCAGTATCCGCAGCTGTTCAGCGCCGCGGTGCAGATGAGCGGCGACGTGCGGCCCGGGGGCTATGTGGCCAAGTACGGTCCGGCCTTCGCCAACCAGAACTCCACGCTGTGGATCCTGCAGAACCACAAGCCCAACCCGCCGGTGGCGCTGCTGGCCGCGGCCTCGGCCGAGGACGCGCACGGCAGCGTGCTCTCCGACGCGCTCTCGCTGCAGCAGGTGGCGCCGGGTGTGGTGGACGTGCTGAAGAAGGACCACGGCTCGCACAACACCGAGGTGTGGAAGCAGTGGCTGCCGCAGGCCTACGGCTGGCTGAGCCAGCACCTGGAGCAGGTGCGCCCGCAGTCCTGA
- the dapE gene encoding succinyl-diaminopimelate desuccinylase gives MSGLDLTQSAARLTAALVDIESESGNEKALADAVEEALRPYPHLEVLRDGDSVLARTNLGRAERVILAGHLDTVPIAVDSTGRRNVPSLLEGDWETGTLRGCGTSDMKAGVAVQLVLAAGLAEPNRDVTYVFYECEEVEAERNSLGRLIRTRPEWFAADFAVLLEPSNNIVEGGCQGTMRARLTFRGARAHSARSWLGDNAIHKAGAALRRLEEYQPRRVEVEGLEYREGLNAVGITGGVAGNVIPDECSLVVNFRFAPDRSQDDAERHVREVFADLGAEIVVTDSAPAARPGLHLPSAAEFVGAVMAEVDTEPTAKFGWTDVARFAELGVPGVNYGPGDGSLAHKPDESVDLEQVVRCAERMRSWLGSAP, from the coding sequence ATGTCCGGCCTGGACCTCACGCAGAGTGCCGCCCGCCTGACCGCGGCGCTCGTCGACATCGAGTCCGAGAGCGGCAATGAGAAGGCGCTCGCCGACGCGGTCGAGGAGGCGCTGCGTCCGTACCCGCACCTTGAAGTGCTGCGCGACGGCGACTCCGTGCTGGCGCGCACCAATCTCGGCCGCGCCGAGCGCGTGATCCTGGCCGGACACCTGGACACCGTGCCGATCGCGGTCGACAGCACCGGGCGCCGCAATGTCCCCTCGCTCCTGGAGGGCGACTGGGAGACCGGGACCCTGCGCGGCTGCGGCACCTCGGACATGAAGGCCGGCGTGGCGGTCCAGCTGGTGCTGGCCGCCGGCCTGGCCGAGCCGAACCGCGATGTGACGTACGTCTTCTACGAGTGCGAGGAAGTCGAGGCCGAGCGCAACAGCCTGGGCCGGCTGATCCGCACCCGGCCGGAGTGGTTCGCCGCCGACTTCGCGGTGCTGCTGGAGCCGAGCAACAACATCGTCGAGGGCGGCTGCCAGGGCACGATGCGGGCCCGGCTGACCTTCCGCGGCGCCCGCGCGCACTCGGCGCGCTCCTGGCTCGGCGACAACGCGATCCATAAGGCCGGCGCTGCGCTGCGGCGGCTCGAGGAGTACCAGCCGCGCCGGGTCGAGGTGGAGGGCCTGGAGTATCGCGAGGGCCTGAACGCGGTCGGGATCACCGGCGGCGTGGCCGGCAACGTGATCCCGGACGAGTGCTCGCTGGTTGTGAACTTCCGCTTTGCCCCGGACCGCAGTCAGGACGACGCGGAACGTCATGTCCGCGAGGTCTTCGCGGATCTGGGCGCTGAGATCGTGGTCACGGACTCCGCTCCGGCGGCGCGTCCCGGTCTGCATCTGCCGTCGGCGGCGGAGTTCGTCGGCGCTGTGATGGCTGAGGTGGACACAGAGCCCACGGCGAAGTTCGGCTGGACCGATGTCGCCAGGTTCGCCGAACTCGGCGTTCCGGGCGTGAACTACGGGCCCGGAGACGGATCCCTGGCTCACAAACCGGATGAATCAGTGGACTTGGAGCAAGTTGTCCGATGTGCGGAACGGATGAGAAGCTGGCTCGGCTCCGCCCCGTGA
- the folP gene encoding dihydropteroate synthase — MAIVNRTPDSFYDKGATFTDAAALDRVEAALSQGADLVDIGGVKAGPGDAVDLAEEMRRVVPFVAEVRKRFPEAVISVDTWRAEVGDAVCAEGADVLNDAWGGWDPQLAEVAARHAVALVCTHAGGVEPRTRPHRIGYADVMADILERTVHGEAERAAALGVPRDRILIDPGHDFGKNTRHSLEATRRLTEMTATGWPVLVSLSNKDFVGETLDRPVKERLTGTLATTAVSAWLGARVYRVHEVAETRQVLDMVSAIQGLREPAVAKRGLA; from the coding sequence ATGGCGATCGTGAACCGCACCCCGGACTCGTTCTACGACAAGGGCGCCACCTTCACCGACGCCGCCGCGCTGGACCGCGTGGAGGCGGCCTTGAGCCAGGGCGCGGACCTGGTGGACATCGGCGGCGTGAAGGCCGGCCCCGGCGACGCCGTGGACCTGGCCGAGGAGATGCGCCGCGTGGTGCCCTTCGTCGCCGAGGTCCGCAAGCGGTTCCCCGAAGCGGTCATCTCCGTGGACACCTGGCGCGCCGAGGTCGGAGACGCGGTGTGCGCCGAGGGCGCGGACGTACTGAACGACGCCTGGGGCGGCTGGGACCCGCAGCTGGCGGAGGTCGCGGCCCGGCACGCGGTGGCGCTGGTGTGCACGCACGCCGGCGGCGTCGAACCCCGCACCCGTCCGCACCGCATCGGCTACGCGGACGTGATGGCGGACATTCTGGAGCGCACGGTCCACGGCGAGGCCGAGCGCGCGGCGGCCCTCGGCGTCCCGCGCGACCGCATCCTGATCGACCCCGGCCACGACTTTGGCAAGAACACCCGGCACTCCCTGGAGGCGACGCGCCGCCTGACGGAGATGACCGCGACCGGCTGGCCGGTCCTGGTGTCGCTGTCGAACAAGGACTTCGTCGGCGAGACCCTGGACCGGCCGGTGAAGGAGCGGCTGACCGGGACCCTCGCGACGACCGCCGTGTCGGCCTGGCTCGGCGCCCGGGTGTACCGGGTACACGAGGTGGCCGAGACCCGGCAGGTGCTCGACATGGTGTCGGCGATCCAGGGGCTCCGGGAGCCGGCGGTGGCCAAGCGGGGGCTGGCCTAG
- a CDS encoding 2,3,4,5-tetrahydropyridine-2,6-dicarboxylate N-succinyltransferase: MTNAPTAQDFASPISAVIDELWERRAELSPADSDARKAVVEAVDLIDAGTARAAFVDAASDEVVVDERAKRAILMSFKVLDMVESNAGDFRFHDKMPLKSDFGGARVVPGAIVRWGSYVSSGAILMPSFVNIGGYVDSGTMVDTWATVGSCAQIGKNVHLSGGVGIGGVLEPPNAVPVVIEDDAFIGSRSMVVEGARVRQGAKLGSGTNITKSMRVFDAETGEELPRGEAPAWSVCVSSTRVKKFPGGEFTTPCLLVLSRLSPGESHDKLQINDMLRDNGFTG; the protein is encoded by the coding sequence ATGACGAACGCACCGACTGCCCAGGATTTCGCCTCCCCGATCTCGGCAGTGATCGACGAGCTGTGGGAGCGCCGCGCGGAGCTCAGCCCGGCGGACTCCGACGCCCGCAAGGCCGTGGTGGAGGCCGTGGACCTGATCGACGCCGGAACCGCGCGGGCGGCGTTCGTGGACGCGGCCTCCGACGAGGTGGTCGTGGACGAGCGGGCCAAGCGCGCGATCCTGATGTCGTTCAAGGTCCTGGACATGGTCGAGTCCAACGCCGGCGACTTCCGGTTCCACGACAAGATGCCGCTCAAGAGCGACTTCGGCGGTGCGCGCGTGGTCCCCGGGGCCATCGTCCGGTGGGGCTCCTACGTCTCCTCCGGTGCGATCCTGATGCCCTCGTTCGTCAACATCGGCGGCTACGTCGACTCCGGCACCATGGTCGACACCTGGGCCACCGTCGGCTCCTGCGCGCAGATCGGCAAGAACGTCCACCTCTCCGGCGGCGTCGGCATCGGCGGCGTGCTGGAGCCGCCGAACGCGGTCCCGGTCGTGATCGAGGACGACGCGTTCATCGGCTCGCGCTCGATGGTCGTCGAGGGGGCCCGGGTCCGCCAGGGCGCCAAGCTCGGCTCCGGCACCAACATCACCAAGTCGATGCGGGTCTTCGACGCGGAGACCGGCGAGGAACTGCCCCGCGGCGAGGCCCCGGCCTGGTCGGTGTGTGTCAGCTCGACCCGGGTGAAGAAGTTCCCCGGCGGGGAGTTCACCACTCCCTGCCTGCTGGTGCTGAGCCGCCTGTCCCCCGGCGAGTCCCACGACAAGCTGCAGATCAACGACATGCTCCGCGACAACGGATTCACCGGCTGA
- a CDS encoding DUF3117 domain-containing protein translates to MAAMKPRTGDGPLEVTKEGRGIVMRVPLEGGGRLVVELSAEEAAALGEAIKGVVG, encoded by the coding sequence ATGGCGGCGATGAAGCCGCGGACGGGTGACGGCCCGCTTGAGGTGACCAAAGAGGGACGCGGCATCGTGATGCGGGTCCCGCTGGAGGGCGGCGGCCGGCTCGTGGTGGAGCTGTCGGCGGAGGAGGCCGCCGCGCTCGGCGAGGCGATCAAGGGCGTCGTCGGTTAG
- a CDS encoding FxsB family cyclophane-forming radical SAM/SPASM peptide maturase yields the protein MTERGAVAPSYGAPPFRQFVLKVASRCDLACDHCYVYEAADSSWRHKPRFMTEETVRRTAERIAEHAAAHRLPAVALVLHGGEPLLLGPARMRAIVATLREVIESAGCAVDLRVHTNGVRLTREYCDLFRDHRVRVGVSLDGDRTASDRHRRFANGASSHMQALRAVSLLRDDYPDIYAGVLCTIDVRNDPVAVYKAVREASPPRADFLLPHATHSDPPLRANPDHAEYADWMLAVFDRWNAENRPFPIRSFTSVLDAFRGLPSGTESLGLDPVDLVVVESDGTLEQTDSLKAAYDGAPATGFTVAEHSFDEASGHPGFEARRHGLADLCETCRRCPVVSVCGGGLRTHRYSAPAEAASAAPSTDSFDHPSVYCKDLKELIMGIRARAQAPAVARVPAQRTLGLPADVLHQLAHGYGDAKAIAHLNRFHRSLRMLLLAKVFAAADGNSGSRQELVDSAISTLKTLDAGNKNALHDVLGHPYTSVWALRCLDDAQSGRAEPEDFAHLASLAAAIAIHAGVDAEMEVPVRRGAVYLPTLGRLVVGADAGRSLTVRISEGHCDVLNASGWQGVRRVVLPAFSTGGIVLEDTDPFRRCHHWEVAQRLPEADAAAWTRTIPAAWDLLARDHHSYAPGIAAGLSTIVPLAPSLSGRAVSSTARRAYGAIGAALPVLGPATPDRSASALALLMIHEFQHVKLGAVLDMTDLHDPHDTRLFEAPWREDPRPLEGLLQGTYAHVGVTDFWRVRRFTATDPEERAHAGTEFALWFGHTLRATQVLADSGSLTPLGLRFVEALRTTVEGWTSKV from the coding sequence ATGACGGAGCGCGGGGCCGTGGCCCCCTCCTACGGGGCGCCGCCGTTCCGGCAGTTCGTCCTGAAAGTGGCGAGCCGGTGCGATCTCGCTTGTGATCATTGTTACGTCTACGAGGCCGCCGACAGCTCATGGCGTCATAAACCGCGCTTCATGACGGAGGAGACGGTACGGCGGACCGCAGAGCGGATCGCCGAACACGCCGCGGCGCACCGCCTCCCTGCCGTCGCCCTGGTACTGCACGGCGGGGAGCCGCTGCTTCTGGGGCCGGCGCGTATGCGCGCCATAGTGGCGACGCTGCGTGAGGTCATCGAGAGCGCGGGCTGTGCGGTGGACCTACGTGTCCATACCAACGGGGTCCGGCTCACACGCGAGTACTGCGACCTGTTCCGCGACCACCGCGTACGCGTCGGTGTGTCCCTGGACGGCGATCGCACAGCGTCCGACAGACATCGGCGCTTCGCCAATGGAGCGTCCAGCCATATGCAGGCTCTACGCGCGGTTTCGCTACTACGCGACGACTACCCGGACATCTACGCGGGCGTCCTATGCACCATCGACGTACGCAACGACCCGGTGGCGGTGTACAAGGCGGTCCGCGAGGCCTCTCCCCCGCGAGCCGACTTCCTCCTCCCCCACGCCACGCATAGCGATCCACCGCTCAGGGCGAATCCCGACCACGCCGAATACGCAGACTGGATGCTCGCGGTGTTCGATCGCTGGAACGCCGAGAACCGCCCCTTCCCGATCCGCTCCTTCACCTCGGTCCTGGACGCCTTCCGCGGGCTGCCGAGCGGGACGGAGTCGCTCGGCCTGGACCCGGTCGATCTGGTGGTCGTGGAGTCGGACGGAACGCTTGAGCAGACCGACTCTCTCAAGGCGGCTTACGACGGCGCTCCCGCCACCGGCTTCACTGTCGCCGAGCACTCCTTCGACGAGGCCTCCGGGCATCCGGGCTTCGAGGCGCGGCGCCACGGTTTGGCTGACCTGTGCGAAACCTGCCGACGCTGTCCTGTGGTCTCGGTATGCGGGGGAGGCCTACGGACCCATCGCTATAGCGCTCCCGCCGAGGCGGCCTCCGCCGCTCCCTCGACCGATTCGTTTGATCATCCGAGTGTCTACTGCAAGGACCTCAAGGAGCTGATCATGGGGATCCGGGCCCGAGCCCAGGCACCGGCTGTCGCGCGGGTTCCGGCGCAGCGCACTCTAGGGCTGCCCGCAGATGTGCTGCATCAGTTGGCGCACGGATATGGCGACGCTAAGGCGATCGCACACCTGAACCGCTTCCACCGCTCACTCCGCATGCTGTTGCTCGCCAAGGTGTTCGCCGCAGCGGACGGCAACAGCGGATCGCGCCAAGAACTCGTGGACTCCGCGATCTCCACGCTGAAGACCCTCGATGCCGGAAACAAGAACGCCCTGCACGACGTACTCGGGCATCCCTATACGTCGGTCTGGGCATTGCGCTGCCTCGACGACGCGCAGTCCGGCCGAGCTGAGCCCGAAGACTTCGCCCACCTGGCCTCGCTGGCAGCCGCGATCGCCATCCACGCCGGCGTCGACGCCGAGATGGAAGTGCCAGTACGGCGGGGCGCCGTGTACCTCCCCACGCTGGGGCGTCTGGTGGTCGGCGCCGACGCGGGCCGGTCCCTGACGGTGCGGATCTCCGAAGGCCACTGCGACGTGCTCAATGCGTCGGGATGGCAAGGCGTCCGGCGCGTGGTCCTTCCTGCGTTCTCCACAGGCGGAATCGTTTTGGAGGACACGGACCCGTTCCGCCGCTGCCATCACTGGGAGGTCGCGCAACGGTTGCCCGAAGCCGACGCCGCAGCTTGGACCCGCACCATCCCCGCAGCGTGGGACCTGCTCGCGCGAGACCACCATTCCTACGCGCCGGGCATCGCCGCAGGACTGTCGACGATCGTGCCGCTGGCACCGTCCCTGTCCGGCCGAGCCGTCAGCTCCACAGCGCGCCGCGCTTATGGCGCGATCGGTGCGGCACTACCCGTGTTGGGCCCCGCAACGCCAGATCGCTCCGCCTCCGCGCTGGCGCTCCTGATGATCCACGAGTTCCAGCACGTGAAGCTCGGCGCGGTGCTGGACATGACAGACCTGCACGATCCGCACGACACCCGACTGTTCGAGGCGCCGTGGCGGGAGGACCCACGCCCCCTGGAGGGACTGCTGCAGGGAACGTACGCGCACGTCGGCGTCACCGACTTCTGGCGCGTCCGCCGCTTCACCGCGACCGACCCCGAGGAACGTGCACACGCCGGTACGGAGTTCGCACTCTGGTTCGGACACACCCTGCGGGCCACACAAGTCCTGGCCGACTCCGGCTCCCTGACCCCGCTCGGTCTGCGCTTCGTGGAGGCGCTGCGGACCACGGTGGAAGGTTGGACATCCAAGGTCTGA
- a CDS encoding enoyl-CoA hydratase-related protein — protein MSDNVVYDVTEGVGTITLNRPDALNSLDSATKAALRDTATAAAEDDSVRVIVLRATGRAFCVGQDLREHAASLEAGTGLANTVREHYNPLLRALTTAPKPVIAAVNGVAAGAGAALAFAADLRIASDKAAFNLAFANIGLTADSGGSWTLPRLVGPAKALELLMLPETIGVEQAAELGLVHRVVPAEELDAAVGELAAKMATGPTAAYAAIKQAVGFGLTHSFEETLELEADLQDACAATEDHRNAVRAFLAKEKPTFTGR, from the coding sequence ATGTCCGACAACGTTGTCTACGACGTCACCGAGGGTGTCGGCACCATCACCCTGAATCGCCCGGACGCACTGAACTCGCTCGACAGTGCGACCAAGGCGGCGCTGCGCGACACGGCGACGGCGGCGGCCGAGGACGACTCCGTTCGCGTGATCGTGCTGCGCGCCACCGGGCGCGCCTTCTGCGTCGGACAGGATCTGCGGGAGCACGCGGCGTCCCTGGAGGCCGGCACCGGCCTGGCGAACACGGTGCGGGAGCACTACAACCCGCTGCTGCGGGCCCTGACCACGGCGCCCAAGCCGGTGATCGCCGCGGTCAACGGCGTGGCGGCCGGCGCCGGCGCGGCCTTGGCCTTCGCCGCCGACCTGCGGATCGCCTCCGACAAGGCGGCCTTCAACCTGGCCTTCGCCAACATCGGCCTGACCGCCGACTCCGGCGGCTCCTGGACGCTGCCGCGGCTGGTCGGCCCGGCCAAGGCGCTGGAGCTGCTGATGCTGCCGGAGACGATCGGCGTCGAGCAGGCCGCCGAGCTGGGACTGGTGCACCGCGTGGTCCCGGCCGAGGAGCTGGACGCGGCGGTCGGCGAGCTGGCGGCGAAGATGGCCACCGGGCCGACCGCGGCCTACGCGGCGATCAAGCAGGCGGTCGGCTTCGGGCTGACGCACTCGTTCGAGGAGACCCTGGAGCTGGAGGCCGACCTGCAGGACGCGTGCGCGGCCACCGAGGACCACCGCAACGCGGTGCGGGCGTTCCTGGCCAAGGAGAAGCCCACCTTCACCGGACGCTGA
- a CDS encoding DivIVA domain-containing protein, with protein MLYFQFLVVAAVFGAIAWVAAGRGGGLDDPRQDRPEPALADDRQLGREDIDGTRFAVGWRGYRMDQVDRLLDRLAAEIDHRDRLIADLTRPAGARFGEAGAGYEPVPRTQDAVPGIGGAGGAATATAVVQPGFGPGVDVAPGQTEAAAPADQDPAEGNPLSSWYRRPEDDQ; from the coding sequence GTGCTGTACTTTCAGTTTCTGGTCGTCGCGGCGGTGTTCGGTGCGATCGCGTGGGTGGCCGCCGGCCGCGGCGGGGGTCTGGACGACCCGCGCCAGGACCGGCCCGAGCCCGCGCTGGCCGACGACCGGCAGCTGGGCCGGGAGGACATCGACGGCACCCGCTTCGCCGTGGGGTGGCGCGGCTACCGCATGGACCAGGTCGACCGGCTGCTGGACCGGCTCGCCGCCGAGATCGACCACCGAGACCGGCTGATCGCCGACCTGACCCGCCCGGCGGGCGCCCGGTTCGGTGAGGCCGGCGCCGGCTACGAGCCGGTGCCCCGGACCCAGGACGCGGTGCCCGGCATCGGGGGCGCCGGCGGCGCGGCTACCGCGACCGCCGTGGTGCAGCCCGGCTTCGGCCCCGGCGTGGACGTGGCGCCCGGCCAGACCGAGGCCGCCGCCCCGGCCGATCAGGACCCTGCGGAGGGCAACCCGCTGTCGTCGTGGTACCGGCGTCCGGAGGACGACCAGTAG